The DNA window cccctgtggctcaaaaggtttagtttgtccagtctgagctgctgtagaacaaaacatggctgcctcagtagagaggacccactcctaaatctaaagtatttaaaaataaagtaaagtatttaaaaataaagtatttaaatctaaagtatttaaatctaaagtatttaaatctaaagaatTAAAAcctaaagtatttaaatctaaagtatttaaatataaagaatttaaatctaaagtatttaaatctaaagtatttaaatctaaagtatttaaatataaagaatttaaatctaaagtatttaaatctaaagtatttaaatataaagaatttaaatctaaagtatttaaatctaaagtatttaaaaataaagtatttaaatcttaagtatttaaatctaaagtatttaaaaataaagtatttaaatctaaagaatttaaatctaaagtatttaaatctaaagtatttaaatctaaagtatttaaatctaaagtatttaaatataaagaatttaaatctaaagtatttaaatctaaagtatttaaatataaagaatttaaatctaaagtatttaaaaataaagaatttaaatctaaagtatttaaatctaaagtatttaaatctaaagaatttaaatctaaagtatttaaaaataaagaatttaaatataaagtatttaaatataaagaatttaaatataaagtatttaaatctaaagaatttaaatctaaagtatttaaaaataaagaatttaaatctaaagtatttaaatctaaagtatttaaatctaaagaatTAAAAcctaaagtatttaaatctaaagtatttaaatctaaagtatttaaatataaagtatttaaatctaaagtatttaaaaataaagtatttaaatctaaagtatttaaaaataaagtatttaaaaataaagtatttaaaaataaagaatttaaatctaaagtatttaaaaataaagaatttaaatctaaagtatttaaaaataaagtatttaaatctaaagaatttaaatctaaagtatttaaatctaaagtatttaaatctaaagctTTAATATCCTGAGGTCTTCAAACATCCACCCTCAGTGACAGTATTTGTCTCTGAGCTCAGTCCAATGACTCAGTAGACTCCCACAGCAGAGGTGTGTCTCGGAAATGGATGTAAACAGAAATGGAGATGCTTGTCTTAGAGCCGAGCATCCGCCACATCCTCATTAGTTCTGGATTTGTTGAGCCGGATTCAAAGAAAATACTCAGAGGAGGTTTTCATTCCTGCTGGTCAGTTGTGTGGAGATGATGtggagatgatgaaggaatctccgatgacaccgtcttgattgtataaaatgtttattacaaaaaagttcagcatcaatacaagcactgcaatcTGCCTATGGAGAGATCCGGGTCAGTGTGGATCTCTTCTCgaggcaacttcaactcctcgttaTATAACAGGGTCGTTTTggttaatttaaagaaaacacatctggttttcaTGCAGCTCTGCTCGTCTGTCAGGTGACAGGGAGAGATAACTACTAGATAAAAATGTAGTGTAACCCTCAAAACTGTGACCTAATGCCCTATCATAcattcaggctttctccaaactCCTCAGGGCCTCGAACccaaagatacatttcttttatggggaggacaacacatagcatttcagacacagacacttTCTAAATGCCACATCCCATCAAAACCACTGAGCAGATTCAAACAACCTCAGTAGAAGGACGTGGGTTGAGTcagaggttctttttttttaaatgtggtttttaaCATTTTCGGTTCATCATTGATTCTTGGATCCTGGTGAAACACCCTTTCGAGGAATGACTTCTGTAATTGGGTGCAGTTCTAATGAATGACATCTGTGTTTTATGATGATAAGTCTCTTTGTTTACAGCTTGTTGCTATGaggtggcaaaaaaaaaacctccaaacAAATCTCTGTCTCTGATCTTCTTGATCTGTCCACAAAGTCCTCACTAACTCAACACTCTGTATATTTCCTACAAGGTAGAAATGGAGCAGAGATCTCCAGACAAATGTTTGGACGAATTGATTGTGTTTTGATGGTCTGGGCTTTTTTATGACATCAGATCTATTTTTTGCTCAGTGATTGGAATGTAATGATAATGCAAAAGAGGCGTTTCCCACATGCACATGATTCGGTGACAAACCCAGTcagtgctcctcctcctcctctctccacacacacagtcagatgaGGCAACTCCTCAGAGAATTCGAGGTGTAGGCGGCTGCTGATATAAGACTGTGCATCTATCAATATGAAGAGGGAGTTCAGAAGCAGCCAGTTCACAGCTGCCTGGAGAGAAACCACACAGACCTGCTGCTGCCATGGGACAGAAACTGAAGGTGCTGCCAGCCGAGGCCTCCTGCGGGGAAGCGGTGATGGGTATTGGCTGGGATGAGCCCGTGGACATCCTCATCAAACACTGCCGGGacatgaagcagcaggagacgCGCCTCAGGctcatctctctgctgctgctcctcggCTGTTCGGCATTTTACGTCTTCACCACCTGTGCTGAATTGAGGAAAAGAGAACATTCTGGAGTCAGTGAACAAAACGTGAGTTCCTGAACTTTTTCCTCTTGTGCAAAGTTTATCTGAGAGTTTTGGCTGCGACTGCTCGTAGGAGGGTGGGAATCCCCCTGAAGGACTGTTATGTAATATGATGGCGAGTAAatagtatgtaaatataaatagtaaattgtatattcttcgtatatataagtctatatacacatatttatacatgtgtacatgttattattattatatcattactACTactatgattattattattatatatactgtgtctgccattattactatatactgctattatattggtataagtactatctatataaatatatatcatgttatattatatactatatatatatatatatacactgtactatttttatatactgtctaacaataacattaccattaaccctaaccctaacccatattgccactgcacgtTATCTTATCTACCTATTGTGTTCTATCTTGTgttcctgtttttattctttctacctcaatattttattttattctattgttctgtattttattgtattcaaatataccgGCTGCTctgacgacttaatttcccttcggggatgaataaagtaaccTGTCTCTCTATCTAAATGAACTGAGCAAAGTCAGAATATCTCCCTGAGCGGTGAAGCTGTGTACTTCCTCCGCCTGAAGAATCTCTGAGTGAACAGTCTGTGGCTCTTCAGCTGGATTCACCTGTTTGACAACATGATCTCATGCTGTTCTGCCTCGAATCAGATTCACCTTCACCTGTTGGCACTGATTCATGGTCTGAGTCAACacaacaggaaaaataaactgtgaacTTGAATTGTTCTCCTGTTTATCTGATGCGTCGCTCGATGTTTAGAAAGCtgcactttattattttattataaaagtgttctgctctgtttgtaGAGCTCAGGTGAGCAAAGGTCCCCCGAGCCCCATCAGGACAGACTGTGTACTGCAGGTACGCTCCTTCCTACTTCAGTAAAATCCATTGATTTAAGTATTTATATTGCATTTCATGttatgttgtgtggtcatgtttgTGCTGCATGACATAGATCaggctttttatttctctgtgattTAATGAGCTGCATTTTGAAACTGTCTCTGTTCAGTCTCATCTACAGATTCTGCTGAAAACAAGTCCCACGCTGCTCGACTCCACATTCGACTCAGTAAGTTTTCCACAGATGATGTGTTTCAGTGACACAGCTGCTTCAACGAAGCATCAAACTGTTTCACTGTCTGATAAAAGCGCGTTCTCGCTCTGAATGTCGTGGTCTCGTGTGAACTCATAAAACTGGCAGCAGTCGCTTGAGATTTCACAACCAGCGAGGGTGAATCATCATCACATGGACGTTCCTGTAGAAATCTGCATGACATGAAAGAACTGTGATGATTTACTGCAGATGACGATCACACTGCACCACTCACACATGAGAAGACCTGTGAGACGACTGCATCTGTACCGCTGTCACCAGATTATACAcattcagccaccagggggcgatggagacGTCATCGTCAGCTGTTCGGTTGAAGCATGAAGCATCGAACATGTGAATGATTCTCTGTTTCTTCTGCGTCCTGCAGGGTCTGTATCTGAAGACAGCCGGACTGACGAGCAGCGCATCAAGTGGGACCTGCACTTTTCCTCAGATATTAAATACGACGAGGAGAAACGAGCCGTTGTGATTCCTAAGAGCGCCGTGTATTTCCTCTACATCAGGGTTTCCTTGATTTGTCCCAACATTAACAATACTGCATCGTTCAACAAGTTCATCATGCACCTGTCGTCCTGGAGCAAAGATTACATGAAGAACCCCGAGGTCTTGGACAGGTTCCGGGACGGGATCAGTTGTTCTCGGGAGGACTTCAGGAACGTGTTCGTGGGGGATCTGTTCGACCTGTCGGAGGGGGATCACGTGAGCGTGTTGATTAAATCTGGATACGAACTGATCGAAAAATTCACTTTCGGGGCGTATCTTGTGTAGAGGGTGTCTGTTCATTGGTTCAGGCTTTACgatgaatgttttaaaatgttttttattttttaaatacctTTTGGTTATTTATCACCACTCATTGATAAGCTCCGATGCTTTACATTAACTCAAGGCTTAAAAATGACtgtgttcaggtttgaacaGAACAATtgatgttaaaggttcagtgtgtagaatttagtgacatccagAAGAGAAGTTGCAgctttaaaagtatttaaatataaagatccattctatggtaaagaaaactacaattcatacaatttagatgaaacacaccagtgaaaacattattttatattctactTCAGTCAGTAGATCCTCTCaccttacacactggagctttaactAAAGTCTGTTCACATCCAGAGACAAACTTGTGTTTATCAGAGTTTAACCTTAACTCTGATCATTAATTCTGGTTAAACAAATGtgggaaaaatgtgaaaatgatcttAAAGCTGaacaatgaataaatgtatcGCCAGAAGGCACCGAGTGACCACGAATATCAAATATAAGAATGATACAGAGATGTGTGTATATGGGGTCAGTCAGTTTCTTTTAGAACTCTGACATTCTTGAACAATGTTTTAGGATTTTCTTACTActactttttaattaattaaggaattttgaatgtatttttctgcATGAACAACCTAGATTTGATAAATGACAGTGAGGGAATCtttttaaatacacagaaaaagaaaaatgattgtGTTAGATAAAAACAACTTCACACAGTATTACTACAtatgtaatgtgtttttcaggtttGGTGAAGTGTAAAGTGAAAACTAAGGAATATTAAGATTATTTATGTCACAAAACATTTAtgttagaataaaataataataatagaattaaataatttaagcTTGAACTGCATTGGAtaatttttaatgttgttgtttttccacacTGGATTTCCTTCATCATTATTTAACTTGCTGGGTCACAAAGATGCTGTGGTTCAGGAGGTTGCGCGGGTCGTCCACTGATCATAATCCAGCTGGTTCGATCCCCGGTTCCTTCAGGCTGAATGTGAAAGACACTGAACTTGACACGGTCCCTGATGCCTGAGCTTCCAGTGTGTGAACGTGATTAAACACATCGTTAAGTGCTGgtcatttgtaaaatgtgtttaagaACAACTTCATGTTGATTTTGAATTTACCTCCTTTGTTTAATGTGCATTTATTAAACCTCTTCCTGAAGTAAACTCTTGTTTGATTTCCCTGCATCAGTGAAAACCAACAGCTGAAGTCTGAATTCAAAAACTCAATTAAAGACATCATAAGTAGGGACGCACCGATACCACTCTTTTTCAGTACAAGTACAATTTGGGTCCGTGCAGATACTGACGACCGATATGAGTATTAATACcataacatattttattttgatcagATGTTCAAATACACAACCTGATGCTGTCGATGACATGTGAACCATGTGGGGACCTGGTCTCTGTGAACCATGTGGGGACCTGGTCTCTGTGAACCATGTGTGGTCCCCCGGCCAATAGGAGCCGAGAAGGCGTTATTTGAAAGTGAATGTTCTGTTCAGCTGATCACTTCCTTTTTATGCATCTAActtctttctttaacctggAACACACaactccacactcacacacacacacacacacacatctgtatatagtgagtccaccttttgttagtttgtgtgttttggatctttttctttttcacgtCTTCATGAATGTTCAACCTCTTCACTGTCAGGAACTCGTGTCCTTCAACTGAGCCAGATATTGATGTGCTCATTttgttttagttatttatttaaatattaatcagagttccaggTTTGTAGTCAGTCATTTCACGAGACTTATTCAATCATTCGTCTCGTTTCCCTTCCTGTGAAGGGTGGTGtgtattatttcatattcatattttggaTATTAAATATTTCCCTGACAGCACACCCTTTAATGGCGCCGCGTTTAATGagagtacataatcacaacaac is part of the Paralichthys olivaceus isolate ysfri-2021 chromosome 18, ASM2471397v2, whole genome shotgun sequence genome and encodes:
- the LOC138405456 gene encoding uncharacterized protein; the encoded protein is MGQKLKVLPAEASCGEAVMGIGWDEPVDILIKHCRDMKQQETRLRLISLLLLLGCSAFYVFTTCAELRKREHSGVSEQNSSGEQRSPEPHQDRLCTAVSSTDSAENKSHAARLHIRLRSVSEDSRTDEQRIKWDLHFSSDIKYDEEKRAVVIPKSAVYFLYIRVSLICPNINNTASFNKFIMHLSSWSKDYMKNPEVLDRFRDGISCSREDFRNVFVGDLFDLSEGDHVSVLIKSGYELIEKFTFGAYLV